Proteins encoded by one window of Lycium barbarum isolate Lr01 chromosome 11, ASM1917538v2, whole genome shotgun sequence:
- the LOC132618588 gene encoding uncharacterized protein LOC132618588 isoform X1: MDAPSNSPHLRKPGSRAVVSDFGTLEPGSAFEEALLHSIEFNETKDVSAPSSTMDIMPSTVLLWRFKVFLFLIWGVSCCKISWDSVMRMSVNLRDLFLYEAFLYYNPLLLVTLMIWFWGMNLWVFAQANVDFPRIFYLDLNHLTHREIWKCATWMTIVVPTSMTTYLYLYSNGEVTLAASQPVLLYAAFAMALIFPFDIFYLSSRYFLLRTLWRIAFPLQAIAFADFFLADILTSMSKVFSDLERSVCRMVHRQVATIAWFEADSVCGSHSFAIPIVLVLPYLFRLFQCLRQYKDTRDRTTLFNALKYSTAVPVIFLSALKYHVFPDNWINLYRPLWLLSAVVNCLYSFYWDLTRDWDLSCFTRVFKFSRPHMLSHVLYGRKWVYFWVIGSNLILRCTWTYKLSAHLRHNYLTVFAITALEIFRRFQWAFFRVENEWNKIATKSNSQFSMGDVPNEEEELLNSTGHNV; the protein is encoded by the exons ATGGATGCTCCTTCCAACAGTCCACATCTACGGAAACCAGGAAGCCGAGCGGTTGTTTCTGATTTTG GTACATTAGAACCTGGTAGTGCTTTTGAAGAAGCCCTTTTGCATAGCATAGAATTCAATGAAACGAAGGATGTCAGTGCACCATCGAGCACTATGGACATAATGCCATCTACTGTTCTGCTATGGAGATTTAAG GTGTTTCTGTTTCTCATCTGGGGTGTTAGTTGTTGCAAG ATTAGCTGGGATTCAGTCATGAGGATGAGTGTAAACCTCCGTGATCTGTTCCTGTATGAGGCTTTTCTTTATTACAATCCTTTGCTACTTGTG ACCTTAATGATTTGGTTTTGGGGCATGAACCTATGGGTTTTTGCACAGGCTAATGTTGACTTTCCTAGAATTTTTTACCTCGATCTAAATCATCTCACTCACAGAGAGATATGGAAG TGTGCTACCTGGATGACCATCGTCGTGCCAACTAGCATGACAACCTATCTGTATCTCTACTCAAATGGAGAAGTTACGTTGGCTGCATCTCAACCA GTGCTTCTATATGCTGCTTTCGCCATGGCTCTGATATTTCCCTTTGATATTTTCTATTTATCATCTCGCTACTTTTTGTTAAGAACACTTTGGAGGATAGCTTTTCCGCTGCAG GCAATAGCGTTTGCTGACTTCTTCCTGGCTGATATATTAACTTCCATGTCAAAG GTATTTTCAGATTTGGAGCGTTCAGTTTGTAGAATGGTTCATCGACAG GTTGCTACCATTGCATGGTTTGAAGCTGACTCTGTTTGTGGCAGTCACTCTTTCGCAATTCCCATAGTTCTTGTATTGCCTTACCTTTTTCGTCTGTTTCAATGTCTTCGGCAATACAAGGATACTAGAGATAGGACTACCCTGTTCAATG CTTTAAAATATTCAACAGCAGTACCAGTGATATTTCTCTCAGCCCTTAAGTATCACGTCTTCCCTGACAACTGGATTAACCTTTATAGGCCTTTGTGGCTTCTCTCCGCCGTTGTGAACTGTCTCTATTCATTTTATTGGGATCTGACAAGAGATTGGGACTTAAG TTGTTTCACTCGGGTTTTCAAGTTCAGCAGACCACATATGTTATCACACGTGTTGTACGGACGCAAATGG GTGTACTTTTGGGTGATCGGAAGCAACCTAATATTGCGATGCACATGGACATACAAGCTGTCTGCCCATCTCCGACACAATTACCTCACAGTGTTCGCGATAACTGCTCTAGAGATCTTCCGTCGTTTCCAGTGGGCTTTCTTCCGTGTAGAAAATGAGTGGAATAAGATAGCCACCAAATCAAATAGTCAATTCTCCATGGGTGATGTCCCCAACGAAGAAGAAGAATTACTCAACTCCACTGGTCACAATGTATAG
- the LOC132618588 gene encoding uncharacterized protein LOC132618588 isoform X2 — translation MDAPSNSPHLRKPGSRAVVSDFGTLEPGSAFEEALLHSIEFNETKDVSAPSSTMDIMPSTVLLWRFKVFLFLIWGVSCCKISWDSVMRMSVNLRDLFLYEAFLYYNPLLLVCATWMTIVVPTSMTTYLYLYSNGEVTLAASQPVLLYAAFAMALIFPFDIFYLSSRYFLLRTLWRIAFPLQAIAFADFFLADILTSMSKVFSDLERSVCRMVHRQVATIAWFEADSVCGSHSFAIPIVLVLPYLFRLFQCLRQYKDTRDRTTLFNALKYSTAVPVIFLSALKYHVFPDNWINLYRPLWLLSAVVNCLYSFYWDLTRDWDLSCFTRVFKFSRPHMLSHVLYGRKWVYFWVIGSNLILRCTWTYKLSAHLRHNYLTVFAITALEIFRRFQWAFFRVENEWNKIATKSNSQFSMGDVPNEEEELLNSTGHNV, via the exons ATGGATGCTCCTTCCAACAGTCCACATCTACGGAAACCAGGAAGCCGAGCGGTTGTTTCTGATTTTG GTACATTAGAACCTGGTAGTGCTTTTGAAGAAGCCCTTTTGCATAGCATAGAATTCAATGAAACGAAGGATGTCAGTGCACCATCGAGCACTATGGACATAATGCCATCTACTGTTCTGCTATGGAGATTTAAG GTGTTTCTGTTTCTCATCTGGGGTGTTAGTTGTTGCAAG ATTAGCTGGGATTCAGTCATGAGGATGAGTGTAAACCTCCGTGATCTGTTCCTGTATGAGGCTTTTCTTTATTACAATCCTTTGCTACTTGTG TGTGCTACCTGGATGACCATCGTCGTGCCAACTAGCATGACAACCTATCTGTATCTCTACTCAAATGGAGAAGTTACGTTGGCTGCATCTCAACCA GTGCTTCTATATGCTGCTTTCGCCATGGCTCTGATATTTCCCTTTGATATTTTCTATTTATCATCTCGCTACTTTTTGTTAAGAACACTTTGGAGGATAGCTTTTCCGCTGCAG GCAATAGCGTTTGCTGACTTCTTCCTGGCTGATATATTAACTTCCATGTCAAAG GTATTTTCAGATTTGGAGCGTTCAGTTTGTAGAATGGTTCATCGACAG GTTGCTACCATTGCATGGTTTGAAGCTGACTCTGTTTGTGGCAGTCACTCTTTCGCAATTCCCATAGTTCTTGTATTGCCTTACCTTTTTCGTCTGTTTCAATGTCTTCGGCAATACAAGGATACTAGAGATAGGACTACCCTGTTCAATG CTTTAAAATATTCAACAGCAGTACCAGTGATATTTCTCTCAGCCCTTAAGTATCACGTCTTCCCTGACAACTGGATTAACCTTTATAGGCCTTTGTGGCTTCTCTCCGCCGTTGTGAACTGTCTCTATTCATTTTATTGGGATCTGACAAGAGATTGGGACTTAAG TTGTTTCACTCGGGTTTTCAAGTTCAGCAGACCACATATGTTATCACACGTGTTGTACGGACGCAAATGG GTGTACTTTTGGGTGATCGGAAGCAACCTAATATTGCGATGCACATGGACATACAAGCTGTCTGCCCATCTCCGACACAATTACCTCACAGTGTTCGCGATAACTGCTCTAGAGATCTTCCGTCGTTTCCAGTGGGCTTTCTTCCGTGTAGAAAATGAGTGGAATAAGATAGCCACCAAATCAAATAGTCAATTCTCCATGGGTGATGTCCCCAACGAAGAAGAAGAATTACTCAACTCCACTGGTCACAATGTATAG